A part of Plasmodium cynomolgi strain B DNA, scaffold: 0417, whole genome shotgun sequence genomic DNA contains:
- a CDS encoding hypothetical protein (putative), giving the protein MDGKLDEEIKKWEGNDARNISNIKTLFDDFSKEFTDDDYEEEEEQEMKDVYDFFNDNEDNSIVNGTKYNDFCTILVRNLKGASLDEYGSDYEKHPGYIDPNIRCVYLNIWLHFYTNIRCIPVDDMNILFNKVTDKISNLNISSTKYTNCPLESYNRSDEKPEGNITNLISFLFRDHDIPPKLFRKNSNSIDYCDNKKNERAKIYSELNRTYCNDTQISHNKINNFCNELETFKNTYTLLSDENLLKEVKPPSDPPQSSESQGITDKKSVQDISTSIHSTLPIEKREQVTS; this is encoded by the exons ATGGATGGAAAACtagatgaagaaataaaaaaatgggaaggcaatgat GCTAGAAATATAAGTAATATAAAGACTTTGTTTGATGATTTTTCTAAAGAATTTACTGACGATGattatgaagaagaagaagaacaagaaatGAAGGAtgtttatgatttttttaatgataatGAAGATAATTCCATTGtaaatggaacaaaatacAATGATTTTTGCACGATTCTtgtaagaaatttaaagGGTGCATCTTTAGATGAATATGGATCCGACTATGAAAAGCACCCAGGCTATATAGACCCTAATATACGATGTGTCTATTTAAACATATGGctacatttttacacaaatatACGTTGTATTCCAGTCGACGATATGaacattctttttaataaagtAACTGATAAAATCTCCAATTTGAATATAAGTAGTACTAAGTATACTAATTGTCCTTTAGAATCATATAATCGTTCTGATGAAAAACCAGAAGgaaatataacaaatttaATAAGTTTTCTGTTTAGGGATCATGATATTCCACCtaaattatttagaaaaaattcaaattcaATAGATTATTGTGataacaagaaaaatgaaagagcTAAAATATATTCAGAATTGAATAGAACTTATTGTAATGATACTCAAATTtcacataataaaattaataatttttgtaatgaattagaaacttttaaaaatacttATACATTATTATCTGATGagaatttattaaaagaagTCAAACCACCATCGGATCCCCCTCAATCAAGTGAATCTCAAGGAATTACTGATAAAAAATCTGTTCAGGACATTTCTACAAGTATCCATAGTACATTGCCAATAGAAAAACGTGAACAAGTCACTTCTG